A part of Curtobacterium sp. MCLR17_036 genomic DNA contains:
- the coxB gene encoding cytochrome c oxidase subunit II: protein MRSNRRIRWAAVPVAVGLVIALAGCSQQQLNGWLPGTEGKTDVTNHTSRVVGLWTTSWVVLLAVGLIVWGLIIWAAIVYRRRKGQTGLPVQMRYNMPLEIFYTIVPLILVLGFFAFTAKDQAAIEKPFEKPDATVHVYGKRWAWDFNYIDKQNPEDSVYYQGIQAQEEEDGKGAIDESQLPTLYLPKGKKVAIELSSRDVDHSFWVIDFLYKKDMLPGKTNWEYFIPTKEGTYQGKCAELCGEYHSLMLFQVKVVSPAEYDAYLETLRDQGKVGLLGNEYNTNTNEPNNKAPVEASAENK, encoded by the coding sequence GTGCGTTCGAATCGCCGTATACGTTGGGCGGCCGTCCCGGTGGCCGTCGGTCTGGTCATCGCACTGGCTGGCTGCTCGCAGCAGCAGCTGAACGGATGGCTCCCCGGCACCGAGGGCAAGACGGACGTCACGAACCACACGAGCCGTGTCGTCGGCCTGTGGACCACGAGCTGGGTCGTCCTGCTCGCCGTGGGTCTCATCGTCTGGGGGCTCATCATCTGGGCCGCCATCGTGTACCGCCGCCGGAAGGGCCAGACCGGCCTGCCCGTGCAGATGCGCTACAACATGCCGCTCGAGATCTTCTACACGATCGTGCCGCTCATCCTCGTGCTCGGCTTCTTCGCCTTCACCGCGAAGGACCAGGCCGCCATCGAGAAGCCGTTCGAGAAGCCGGACGCCACGGTCCACGTGTACGGCAAGCGCTGGGCGTGGGACTTCAACTACATCGACAAGCAGAACCCCGAGGACAGCGTCTACTACCAGGGCATCCAGGCCCAGGAAGAAGAAGACGGCAAGGGCGCGATCGACGAGTCGCAGCTGCCGACCCTCTACCTGCCGAAGGGCAAGAAGGTCGCGATCGAGCTGTCCTCGCGCGACGTCGACCACTCCTTCTGGGTCATCGACTTCCTCTACAAGAAGGACATGCTCCCCGGCAAGACGAACTGGGAGTACTTCATCCCGACCAAGGAGGGCACCTACCAGGGCAAGTGCGCCGAGCTCTGCGGCGAGTACCACTCCCTGATGCTCTTCCAGGTCAAGGTCGTGTCGCCGGCCGAGTACGACGCCTACCTCGAGACCCTGCGTGATCAGGGCAAGGTCGGGCTGCTCGGCAACGAGTACAACACCAACACGAACGAACCGAACAACAAGGCGCCGGTCGAGGCGTCCGCCGAGAACAAGTAG
- a CDS encoding cytochrome c oxidase subunit 4 — protein sequence MRANTNLFWILFGFFILADAAYTIWAMLYYGRPEWVGTVAIGLTGIMSAFIAFYLGRVMSSQGGVLPEDRPDANIEDGDAELGHFSPWSWWPILLAAAVGVCFLGVAAGLWIVPIGLVLVTVTLVGWVFEYYRGNFGH from the coding sequence ATGCGCGCCAACACCAACCTGTTCTGGATCCTCTTCGGGTTCTTCATCCTGGCGGACGCCGCCTACACGATCTGGGCGATGCTCTACTACGGTCGCCCGGAATGGGTCGGCACCGTCGCGATCGGCCTCACCGGCATCATGTCGGCGTTCATCGCCTTCTACCTCGGCAGGGTCATGTCGTCGCAGGGCGGCGTCCTGCCGGAGGACCGCCCCGACGCGAACATCGAGGACGGCGACGCCGAGCTCGGGCACTTCAGCCCCTGGTCGTGGTGGCCCATCCTGCTGGCCGCCGCGGTCGGCGTCTGCTTCCTCGGCGTCGCCGCCGGGCTCTGGATCGTGCCGATCGGCCTCGTCCTCGTGACGGTGACCCTCGTTGGCTGGGTCTTCGAGTACTACCGCGGCAACTTCGGGCACTGA
- the ctaD gene encoding cytochrome c oxidase subunit I, translating to MTTSLVGRPTQTSTPDFQASKVGRKGNIIVRWITSTDHKTIGYMYLIASFVFFLLAGIMALVIRAQLFEPGLHVVATKEQYNQLFTMHGTIMLLMFATPLFSGFANAIMPLQIGAPDVAFPRLNGFAFWLYLFGSLIAVGGFLTPQGAASFGWFAYAPLSDTTFTPGLGGTLWVFGLGMTGFSTILGAVNFITTIITMRAPGLTMFRMSIFTWNTLVTALLVLMAFPVLATALFGLGLDRVFDAQIFNPANGGALLWQHLFWFFGHPEVYIIALPFFGIVSEVFPVFSRKPIFGYKTLVYATISIAALSVTVWAHHMYVTGGVLLPWFSLMTMLIAVPTGVKIFNWVGTMWRGSVTFETPLLWALGFLITFTFGGLTGVILASPPLDFHVSDSYFVVAHFHYVVFGTVVFAMFSGFYFWWPKWTGKMLNERLGKIHFWLLFIGFHTTFLIQHWLGVIGMPRRYATYLPNDGFTWMNQLSTIGSMILAVSFLPFIFNVYVTARNAPKVAVNDPWGYGRSLEWATSCPPPRHNFTSIPRIRSESPAFDLNHPEAGVPIGVGPAKDAPDAPTYDAAKGEVK from the coding sequence ATGACAACGTCACTCGTCGGCCGACCGACCCAGACCTCGACGCCGGACTTCCAGGCGTCGAAGGTCGGGCGGAAGGGCAACATCATCGTCCGGTGGATCACCTCCACCGACCACAAGACCATCGGGTACATGTACCTGATCGCCTCGTTCGTCTTCTTCCTGCTCGCCGGCATCATGGCGCTGGTCATCCGTGCCCAGCTCTTCGAGCCCGGCCTGCACGTGGTCGCGACGAAGGAGCAGTACAACCAGCTCTTCACGATGCACGGCACGATCATGCTGCTGATGTTCGCGACGCCGCTGTTCTCGGGCTTCGCGAACGCGATCATGCCGCTGCAGATCGGTGCCCCCGACGTCGCCTTCCCGCGACTCAACGGCTTCGCCTTCTGGCTCTACCTGTTCGGTTCGCTCATCGCGGTCGGCGGCTTCCTCACCCCGCAGGGCGCCGCGTCCTTCGGTTGGTTCGCCTACGCGCCACTGAGCGACACGACGTTCACACCAGGGCTCGGCGGCACGCTCTGGGTCTTCGGCCTCGGCATGACCGGCTTCTCGACGATCCTCGGCGCGGTGAACTTCATCACCACGATCATCACGATGCGTGCCCCGGGTCTGACCATGTTCCGCATGTCGATCTTCACGTGGAACACCCTCGTGACGGCGCTGCTCGTCCTGATGGCCTTCCCGGTCCTCGCGACCGCGCTGTTCGGCCTCGGCCTCGACCGCGTGTTCGACGCGCAGATCTTCAACCCGGCCAACGGCGGCGCCCTGCTCTGGCAGCACCTCTTCTGGTTCTTCGGGCACCCCGAGGTCTACATCATCGCGCTGCCGTTCTTCGGCATCGTCTCCGAGGTCTTCCCGGTGTTCAGCCGCAAGCCGATCTTCGGGTACAAGACCCTCGTCTACGCGACCATCTCCATCGCGGCGCTGTCCGTCACGGTGTGGGCGCACCACATGTACGTCACCGGTGGCGTGCTGCTCCCGTGGTTCTCGCTCATGACGATGCTCATCGCGGTCCCGACCGGCGTGAAGATCTTCAACTGGGTCGGCACCATGTGGCGCGGTTCGGTCACCTTCGAGACGCCGCTGCTCTGGGCCCTCGGCTTCCTGATCACCTTCACCTTCGGTGGTCTGACCGGCGTCATCCTGGCGTCGCCGCCGCTCGACTTCCACGTGTCCGACTCGTACTTCGTCGTCGCGCACTTCCACTACGTGGTCTTCGGCACCGTCGTGTTCGCGATGTTCTCCGGCTTCTACTTCTGGTGGCCGAAGTGGACGGGCAAGATGCTCAACGAGCGCCTCGGCAAGATCCACTTCTGGCTCCTGTTCATCGGCTTCCACACGACGTTCCTCATCCAGCACTGGCTGGGCGTCATCGGCATGCCGCGTCGCTACGCGACGTACCTGCCGAACGACGGCTTCACCTGGATGAACCAGCTGTCGACGATCGGCTCGATGATCCTCGCGGTCTCGTTCCTGCCGTTCATCTTCAACGTCTACGTGACCGCCCGGAACGCTCCGAAGGTGGCCGTGAACGACCCGTGGGGCTACGGCCGCTCGCTCGAGTGGGCGACCTCCTGCCCGCCGCCCCGCCACAACTTCACGTCGATCCCGCGCATCCGTTCGGAGTCCCCGGCGTTCGACCTGAACCACCCGGAGGCAGGTGTGCCGATCGGTGTCGGTCCGGCCAAGGACGCCCCGGATGCCCCGACCTACGACGCCGCGAAGGGCGAGGTGAAGTAA
- a CDS encoding TetR/AcrR family transcriptional regulator, whose protein sequence is MLVTEVTNALPGGSSLLRNEPVQARSSARLAGLLDAAAAVIDEIGFERLTTAMVAERAGASIGTVYRYFPDRIAVVEALAIRCTQRLASRFVEALDASGAETWQQGCDALIRATDEMYRTEPGFRAIRFGDAADTGTGDAEDRMGALGGAVGQIMHDRFGLPLDERIARTWVVLAESSHAVFARAHRDPANPDTAIIEEYRTMSRAHLQSVLAAS, encoded by the coding sequence GTGCTCGTCACCGAGGTAACGAACGCTCTGCCGGGGGGATCATCACTGCTCAGGAACGAGCCGGTCCAAGCCCGCAGTTCGGCGCGCCTCGCGGGTCTCCTCGACGCCGCCGCCGCGGTGATCGACGAGATCGGGTTCGAGCGGCTCACGACCGCGATGGTGGCCGAACGGGCGGGGGCGTCCATCGGCACCGTCTACCGGTACTTCCCCGACCGCATCGCCGTCGTCGAGGCGCTCGCGATCCGCTGCACGCAGCGCCTGGCGTCGCGCTTCGTCGAGGCGCTCGACGCCAGCGGCGCGGAGACCTGGCAGCAGGGCTGCGACGCGCTCATCCGCGCGACGGACGAGATGTACCGCACCGAGCCGGGCTTCCGGGCGATCCGCTTCGGCGACGCCGCGGACACCGGCACCGGCGACGCCGAGGACCGCATGGGGGCGCTCGGCGGGGCCGTCGGGCAGATCATGCACGACCGCTTCGGACTGCCGCTCGACGAGCGGATCGCCCGCACCTGGGTGGTCCTCGCCGAGTCGTCGCACGCCGTGTTCGCCCGGGCGCACCGCGACCCGGCGAACCCGGACACCGCGATCATCGAGGAGTACCGCACGATGAGTCGGGCCCACCTGCAGTCGGTGCTCGCCGCCTCCTGA
- a CDS encoding DUF3043 domain-containing protein: protein MAKAAPKTNTTVNPSEGELLEQGKGRPTPSRREREAANRRPLVGNTPVDKKAARARLNSERERARVGMANGEERYLPAKDRGDQRRFLRNWIDARWNLGEIMMPVLVLFLIVGFAAAQTPLASYSLLLVWAFVALFVLDCVVLWLSIRRKLASKFGEVQRGTFLYILTRTWQLRFLRLPKPQVKRGDYPTL from the coding sequence GTGGCGAAGGCAGCCCCCAAGACCAACACGACCGTGAACCCGTCCGAGGGCGAGCTCCTCGAGCAGGGCAAGGGTCGGCCGACGCCGTCCCGCCGCGAGCGTGAGGCCGCGAACCGCCGCCCCCTGGTCGGCAACACGCCGGTCGACAAGAAGGCCGCCCGCGCGCGCCTCAACTCGGAGCGCGAGCGCGCCCGGGTCGGCATGGCCAACGGCGAGGAGCGCTACCTGCCCGCGAAGGACCGCGGTGACCAGCGTCGCTTCCTGCGCAACTGGATCGACGCGCGCTGGAACCTCGGCGAGATCATGATGCCGGTGCTCGTGCTCTTCCTGATCGTCGGGTTCGCCGCGGCGCAGACGCCCCTGGCGTCCTACTCGCTGCTGCTCGTCTGGGCGTTCGTGGCGCTGTTCGTGCTCGACTGCGTGGTGCTGTGGCTCTCGATTCGCCGCAAGCTCGCGTCGAAGTTCGGCGAGGTGCAGCGCGGCACGTTCCTCTACATCCTGACCCGCACGTGGCAGCTGCGCTTCCTGCGCCTGCCGAAGCCGCAGGTCAAGCGGGGCGACTACCCCACGCTCTGA
- a CDS encoding glycoside hydrolase family 15 protein — MSNGAPAARIEDHAVIGDTTTAALVTRDGTVDWLCLPRFDSTSTFAALLGDEEHGHWTLRPTDPDATAKRRYHGETLVLSTVWTTATGVVEVTDFMPVGAHRPSLVRRVRGLRGSVEVEQVLRIRFDYALALPWVRQVGGDDDPALLATAGPGSVVVRGVRFRASDHRHTATTTVHDGQVLDTVLTWYPSYRDAPEPVDVDAALAHTVDWWTDWMATAHTEGRHAAATRRSLLFLRAMTHGDTGGVVAAATTSLPEDPGGERNWDYRYVWLRDASLALASLIAHGYRDEAEHWRGWLLRAVAGDPADVQIMYGIAGERELPERELAHLPGYADSKPVRVGNGASTQYQGDVFGEVLAALHDARELGVEESADSWALQRALLGYVEEHWQEPDNGIWEMRGPRRHFTHSRAMIWAAFDRGVAAVEEFGLDGPVERWRTLRETVRAEIEEHGWNAARGSYRQHYDTDEVDASLLVLPQIGFCAADDPRMTGTVRAIEEDLRVGDDGLVLRYRTTAGFDGLTGTEHPFLACSFWLVEQYAGSGRLDDAERLMDVLVGYANDVGMLSEEIDVATGHHIGNTPQVLSHLTLVSAADAISRARGGTTGHRTRTASRSGGTRSWTGQGGRAGSPG; from the coding sequence ATGAGCAACGGCGCACCGGCAGCCCGCATCGAGGACCACGCGGTCATCGGGGACACCACGACCGCGGCGCTCGTCACCCGGGACGGCACGGTCGACTGGTTGTGCCTGCCCCGGTTCGACAGCACGTCCACCTTCGCCGCCCTGCTCGGCGACGAGGAGCACGGCCACTGGACCCTGCGGCCCACCGACCCCGACGCGACCGCGAAGCGCCGGTACCACGGCGAGACCCTCGTGCTCTCGACGGTCTGGACGACCGCGACCGGCGTGGTCGAGGTCACCGACTTCATGCCCGTCGGCGCCCACCGGCCCTCGCTCGTCCGCCGGGTGCGCGGGCTGCGCGGCAGCGTCGAGGTCGAGCAGGTGCTGCGCATCCGCTTCGACTACGCGCTCGCGCTGCCGTGGGTGCGCCAGGTCGGTGGCGACGACGACCCGGCGCTGCTCGCGACCGCGGGCCCGGGGTCCGTCGTCGTCCGCGGCGTCCGCTTCCGGGCGTCCGACCACCGGCACACCGCCACGACGACCGTGCACGACGGCCAGGTGCTCGACACCGTCCTCACCTGGTACCCGTCGTACCGCGACGCCCCGGAGCCCGTCGACGTCGACGCCGCGCTCGCGCACACCGTCGACTGGTGGACGGACTGGATGGCGACCGCGCACACCGAGGGGCGCCACGCGGCCGCGACGCGACGGTCGCTGCTCTTCCTGCGCGCGATGACCCACGGCGACACCGGCGGCGTCGTCGCCGCGGCGACCACCAGCCTGCCCGAGGACCCGGGCGGCGAACGGAACTGGGACTACCGCTACGTCTGGCTCCGCGACGCCTCGCTCGCCCTCGCCTCGCTCATCGCGCACGGCTACCGCGACGAGGCCGAGCACTGGCGCGGCTGGCTCCTCCGCGCCGTCGCCGGCGACCCGGCCGACGTGCAGATCATGTACGGCATCGCCGGCGAGCGGGAACTGCCCGAACGCGAGCTCGCGCACCTGCCCGGCTACGCCGACTCGAAGCCGGTCCGCGTCGGCAACGGCGCCTCGACGCAGTACCAGGGCGACGTCTTCGGCGAGGTGCTCGCCGCGCTGCACGACGCCCGCGAGCTCGGCGTCGAGGAGAGCGCGGACTCGTGGGCGCTGCAGCGCGCCCTGCTCGGCTACGTCGAGGAGCACTGGCAGGAGCCCGACAACGGCATCTGGGAGATGCGCGGACCGCGCCGCCACTTCACGCACTCGCGGGCGATGATCTGGGCCGCGTTCGACCGCGGGGTCGCCGCCGTCGAGGAGTTCGGCCTCGACGGCCCCGTCGAGCGCTGGCGCACCCTGCGCGAGACCGTCCGCGCCGAGATCGAGGAGCACGGCTGGAACGCCGCGCGCGGGTCCTACCGGCAGCACTACGACACCGACGAGGTCGACGCCAGCCTGCTCGTCCTGCCCCAGATCGGCTTCTGCGCCGCGGACGACCCGCGCATGACCGGCACCGTCCGGGCCATCGAGGAGGACCTGCGCGTCGGCGACGACGGACTCGTCCTGCGGTACCGCACCACCGCGGGCTTCGACGGGCTCACGGGCACCGAGCACCCGTTCCTGGCGTGCTCGTTCTGGCTCGTCGAGCAGTACGCCGGCTCCGGCCGCCTCGACGACGCCGAACGCCTGATGGACGTGCTCGTCGGCTACGCGAACGACGTCGGCATGCTCTCCGAGGAGATCGACGTCGCCACCGGGCACCACATCGGCAACACCCCGCAGGTGCTGTCCCACCTGACCCTGGTGTCGGCGGCCGACGCTATCTCGCGCGCGAGGGGCGGCACGACCGGGCACCGGACCCGCACGGCCTCGCGCAGCGGCGGCACCCGCTCGTGGACCGGCCAGGGCGGCCGTGCCGGCTCCCCCGGGTGA
- a CDS encoding iron-sulfur cluster assembly accessory protein, producing MSDTITPDAPATEAPSHGVLLSDAAAGKVASLLEQEGRDDLRLRLAVQPGGCSGLIYQLYFDERLLDGDTTAEFDGVEVVVDKMSVPYLAGATIDFEDTIQKQGFTIDNPNAQGSCACGDSFH from the coding sequence ATGAGCGACACCATCACCCCTGACGCACCGGCGACCGAGGCACCGTCGCACGGCGTGCTCCTGAGCGACGCCGCGGCCGGCAAGGTGGCGAGCCTCCTCGAGCAGGAGGGCCGCGACGACCTGCGCCTGCGTCTCGCCGTGCAGCCCGGTGGTTGCTCGGGCCTGATCTACCAGCTCTACTTCGACGAGCGCCTGCTCGACGGGGACACGACCGCCGAGTTCGACGGGGTCGAGGTCGTCGTCGACAAGATGAGCGTCCCGTACCTCGCCGGCGCGACGATCGACTTCGAGGACACGATCCAGAAGCAGGGCTTCACGATCGACAACCCCAACGCGCAGGGCAGCTGCGCGTGCGGTGACAGCTTCCACTGA
- a CDS encoding dipeptidase has protein sequence MTDTQQHSSATDPALLDALREQVHGALPVTIADLSALVRLPSVSWSAFDPANVQASAAAVADLARSTGVFADDAVRIVRSAVDGSTADAEASGAELGQPAVLAVRPARNGKPTVMLYAHHDVQPQGDDALWETPPFEPTLRGDRLYGRGASDDKAGVMTHVAALRALHAQFGDDLDLGVVLFVEGEEEFGSRSFRTFLREQKEHLAADVIVVADSDNWSVDVPSITVSLRGNVTFKLTLTTLEHASHSGMFGGAAPDAMIPMVRLLASLHDDDGSVAVEGLTSYQADVPSRTDDQLAVDAALVAGVRPIGTGEVLSRMWFQPSITVTGMDVPSVANASNTLLPTVSARVSVRVAPGQSATDAHAAVERHLREHVPFGARLEISEPDAGDGFLVDTAGWAVQEARVAMQEGWGAEAVEQGIGGSIPFVSDLAAEFPEAQILVTGVEDPDTRAHSPNESQHLGVLHRAIASEAILLARLATRS, from the coding sequence ATGACCGACACCCAACAGCACAGCTCCGCGACCGACCCCGCGCTCCTCGACGCCCTGCGCGAACAGGTGCACGGCGCACTGCCCGTGACGATCGCCGACCTGTCCGCACTGGTGCGGCTGCCGTCGGTCTCGTGGTCGGCGTTCGACCCGGCGAACGTGCAGGCGAGCGCCGCAGCCGTCGCGGACCTCGCGCGGTCGACGGGCGTCTTCGCGGACGACGCGGTGCGCATCGTCCGCTCGGCCGTCGACGGCTCGACGGCGGACGCCGAGGCCTCCGGTGCGGAGCTCGGCCAGCCCGCGGTCCTCGCGGTGCGGCCGGCGCGGAACGGCAAGCCCACGGTGATGCTCTACGCGCACCACGACGTGCAGCCCCAGGGCGACGACGCGCTGTGGGAGACGCCGCCGTTCGAGCCGACCCTGCGCGGCGACCGCCTGTACGGGCGCGGCGCCTCGGACGACAAGGCCGGCGTGATGACGCACGTGGCGGCGCTCCGGGCCCTGCACGCGCAGTTCGGCGACGACCTCGACCTCGGCGTCGTGCTCTTCGTCGAGGGTGAGGAGGAGTTCGGGTCCCGGTCGTTCCGCACGTTCCTGCGTGAGCAGAAGGAGCACCTCGCCGCCGACGTCATCGTCGTGGCGGACAGCGACAACTGGTCGGTCGACGTCCCGTCGATCACGGTCTCGCTCCGCGGCAACGTGACCTTCAAGCTGACCCTCACCACCCTCGAGCACGCGAGCCACAGCGGCATGTTCGGGGGAGCGGCTCCGGACGCCATGATCCCGATGGTCCGCCTGCTCGCCTCGCTGCACGACGACGACGGCTCGGTGGCCGTCGAGGGGCTCACCTCGTACCAGGCGGACGTCCCGTCGCGCACCGACGACCAGCTCGCCGTCGACGCTGCCCTGGTGGCGGGCGTCCGGCCGATCGGCACCGGCGAGGTCCTGTCCCGCATGTGGTTCCAGCCGTCGATCACGGTGACGGGCATGGACGTGCCGAGCGTCGCGAACGCCTCGAACACGCTCCTGCCGACGGTGTCGGCCCGCGTCTCCGTGCGCGTGGCGCCCGGTCAGTCGGCCACCGACGCCCACGCCGCCGTCGAGCGGCACCTGCGCGAGCACGTCCCGTTCGGTGCGCGGCTCGAGATCAGCGAGCCGGACGCCGGTGACGGCTTCCTCGTCGACACGGCCGGGTGGGCCGTCCAGGAGGCCCGGGTCGCCATGCAGGAGGGCTGGGGTGCCGAGGCGGTCGAGCAGGGCATCGGCGGCTCGATCCCGTTCGTCTCGGACCTGGCGGCGGAGTTCCCCGAGGCCCAGATCCTGGTCACCGGTGTGGAGGACCCGGACACCCGTGCGCACAGCCCGAACGAGTCCCAGCACCTCGGCGTGCTGCACCGCGCGATCGCGTCCGAGGCGATCCTGCTCGCCAGGCTCGCGACGCGCAGCTGA
- a CDS encoding glucose-6-phosphate dehydrogenase, which yields MTDKRTLIIFGATGDLASRLLLPGLGTFLQSGRAVPVQLIGTGRSARSEEQWKDVVTKSFASQDVKGSEVDATLESTSFIQGDPTDPEHLKALLDAADAEPILYFALPPQIASDICEALQQVELPEGTTLAFEKPFGTDVDSARALNETVLKLVPEERVHRTDHFLGRTTVLNIIGLRFANRLLEPIWNAENIEKVDVFYDETLGLENRAQYYDEAGAMVDMIQSHLLQILGLVTMDAPAAIDAVEFRSSLARALRSTRLKGDDAKVASRRAVYTAGTIDGKDLPSYQQEDGVDPSRQTETLAEISVEVDTARWKGVPFTLRSGKALGASRKEVLITFKPVTRLPSGLSGRPKSDTLRIVLNPDEIELTVSANGGGNPFEMGQVTLSSSFADGELTPYGEVLNGIFHDDPLLSIRGDVAERCWEIVEPVVKAWKADEVPLEEYRAGSRGPADWESSS from the coding sequence GTGACTGACAAGCGCACCCTCATCATCTTCGGCGCGACGGGCGACCTCGCCTCCCGCCTGCTGCTGCCGGGCCTCGGCACGTTCCTGCAGAGCGGTCGAGCGGTTCCCGTCCAGCTCATCGGCACGGGCCGCAGCGCCCGCAGCGAGGAGCAGTGGAAGGACGTCGTCACGAAGTCCTTCGCGTCGCAGGACGTCAAGGGCTCGGAGGTCGACGCGACCCTCGAGTCGACGAGCTTCATCCAGGGCGACCCCACCGACCCGGAGCACCTCAAGGCGCTGCTCGACGCCGCCGACGCCGAGCCCATCCTCTACTTCGCGCTCCCGCCGCAGATTGCCTCCGACATCTGCGAGGCACTGCAGCAGGTCGAGCTCCCCGAGGGCACGACCCTGGCGTTCGAGAAGCCCTTCGGCACCGACGTCGACAGCGCCCGCGCCCTCAACGAGACGGTGCTGAAGCTCGTCCCCGAGGAGCGCGTGCACCGCACCGACCACTTCCTCGGTCGCACCACGGTCCTCAACATCATCGGTCTGCGCTTCGCGAACCGCCTGCTCGAGCCGATCTGGAACGCCGAGAACATCGAGAAGGTCGACGTCTTCTACGACGAGACCCTCGGCCTCGAGAACCGCGCCCAGTACTACGACGAGGCCGGCGCGATGGTCGACATGATCCAGTCGCACCTGCTGCAGATCCTCGGTCTCGTCACGATGGACGCCCCGGCCGCGATCGACGCCGTCGAGTTCCGCTCCTCGCTCGCACGTGCCCTCCGCTCCACCCGCCTGAAGGGCGACGACGCGAAGGTCGCCTCCCGCCGTGCGGTGTACACCGCCGGCACGATCGACGGCAAGGACCTGCCCTCGTACCAGCAGGAGGACGGCGTCGACCCGTCTCGCCAGACGGAGACCCTCGCCGAGATCTCCGTCGAGGTGGACACCGCCCGCTGGAAGGGCGTCCCCTTCACCCTCCGCTCCGGCAAGGCGCTCGGCGCCAGCCGCAAGGAGGTCCTCATCACCTTCAAGCCGGTCACCCGCCTGCCCTCCGGTCTCTCCGGTCGGCCGAAGAGCGACACGCTCCGCATCGTCCTCAACCCGGACGAGATCGAGCTCACCGTCTCGGCGAACGGCGGCGGCAACCCGTTCGAGATGGGCCAGGTCACCCTGTCGTCGTCCTTCGCGGACGGCGAGCTCACCCCCTACGGCGAGGTCCTCAACGGGATCTTCCACGACGACCCGCTGCTCTCGATCCGCGGCGACGTGGCCGAGCGCTGCTGGGAGATCGTCGAGCCCGTGGTGAAGGCCTGGAAGGCCGACGAGGTCCCGCTCGAGGAGTACCGCGCCGGCTCCCGCGGCCCCGCGGACTGGGAGTCGTCGTCCTGA
- a CDS encoding phosphatase domain-containing protein, with translation MPDPTHHEPSLAEPLLHRAARIEDAVQEFREQRARRRGLVPTVVPYTGYGAPGWVRILCRVLLTRRGLASDVSYSGVRGWRSFTSVAVDHTEVTVSAGGVSHTVETDRGGVVDTIVPLDLEPGWRTVRLSAGGGRSVEADVFVVHPDTRFGLLSDIDDTVMVTSLPRPMLAAWNSFVLTEHARRPVPGMSVLYERVLAQHPGSPTVYLSTGAWNVAPTLKRFLTRNMYPSGTLLLTDWGPTHDRFFRSGQLHKQENLRRLAQDFPDVRWLLVGDDGQHDESLYGDFAREHPDNVAGVAIRQLSTSEAVLAGGRSRAQERSRDSSAPWVYAPDGSGLWRELTRVGLAEPDAADHV, from the coding sequence ATGCCCGACCCGACGCACCACGAGCCGTCGCTGGCCGAGCCCCTCCTGCACCGAGCCGCCCGCATCGAGGACGCCGTCCAGGAGTTCCGCGAGCAACGCGCGCGGCGCCGTGGCCTCGTGCCGACGGTCGTCCCCTACACCGGGTACGGCGCACCCGGGTGGGTGCGGATCCTCTGCCGCGTGCTGCTGACACGGCGCGGTCTGGCGTCCGACGTGTCCTACTCGGGGGTGCGCGGGTGGCGCAGCTTCACGAGCGTCGCCGTCGACCACACCGAGGTGACCGTCAGCGCCGGCGGGGTGTCGCACACCGTCGAGACCGACCGTGGCGGCGTCGTCGACACCATCGTGCCGCTCGACCTCGAACCGGGGTGGCGCACCGTCCGGCTGTCGGCCGGTGGCGGGCGGAGCGTCGAGGCGGACGTCTTCGTCGTGCACCCGGACACCCGGTTCGGCCTGCTCTCGGACATCGACGACACGGTCATGGTGACCTCGCTCCCCCGGCCGATGCTCGCGGCGTGGAACTCCTTCGTGCTCACAGAGCACGCCCGCCGCCCCGTGCCGGGCATGTCGGTGCTCTACGAACGCGTGCTCGCGCAGCACCCGGGCTCGCCGACCGTGTACCTGTCCACCGGCGCCTGGAACGTGGCGCCGACCCTGAAGCGCTTCCTGACGCGGAACATGTACCCGTCGGGCACGCTGCTGCTCACCGACTGGGGCCCCACCCACGACCGGTTCTTCCGCAGCGGACAGTTGCACAAGCAGGAGAACCTGCGCCGGCTCGCCCAGGACTTCCCGGACGTGCGCTGGCTGCTCGTCGGCGACGACGGCCAGCACGACGAGTCGCTGTACGGCGACTTCGCCCGCGAGCACCCGGACAACGTCGCCGGGGTCGCCATCCGCCAGCTCTCCACGAGCGAGGCGGTGCTCGCCGGCGGTCGCTCCCGGGCGCAGGAACGCTCCCGCGACTCGTCGGCGCCGTGGGTCTACGCACCGGACGGCTCGGGCCTCTGGCGTGAGCTGACCCGGGTCGGTCTGGCCGAGCCGGACGCCGCCGACCACGTCTGA